The window TGTAAAATCAAGGATAATAAGTTAGGAAAGGTGGGAAGGCCTGATGATGAAGCTTGTTGCATCTGATCTGCAGGCTCAATCAATTCCTCTATTGCTGAGCAACAACTTGCATCTAATTTCCTAAGGCATGGGAGATGCAAAACCCATGAAAAACTAATCAGAGATGTACATTCATAAATGGAAACATCTGTCAACTTCGGGAAACATCCACTACGAAATGCTTCTGCTGGCCGAGTGATTTGCTTGAGCTTTGCAATATATCTCAATTCGAGATGCTTTAGACTGACCCCACTGCCATTTATCAACAACTCCTCAAAGCGACAATGACTGATGTATAACTCCATCAAACCCTCACCATCACGTTTGTAACTCAAGTCATGACAAAGCTGGAGGGTAGGCATATTATGtatgtttttcaaatttatttaccAAATCGGAAAATCTTTGAGAAGTCGAAGAATCTTGACTGATTTCACATCCATACTGATCGCTTTAATCCTCTTCCTATCCATCAATATCCTCAAGTCACCTGCTTCTAAACAAGTATTTCCATAAAGATCTAGCACTTGCAACTCGGGCAACCTTGATAATACAGACAACCCATCAGCTTTAATTGGAACATATTCACCTTCACTAGTTAAAAAAATGGACTTCTAAAGAAGAAGTATTTTAATTGCTTCAGCTCTTCTAGTTCAGGAGGAAGTGACCGAATCCTTGAGTGGCTGATGTTGAGGTATTGAAGATTAACTAGAGCTCGAATTTCTATTGAAAGACCCGCGATAGGTGCCCCAGATAAGTTCAAATGTGTGAGAGATGGCATATGAGGGAAAAAGTTTCTAACCACCTCGGCCCCTGTTTCCCGGTCAGAAGATCCAGCCATAAATAAACTCTGGAGATTAGGATATCTAGGAGAAGTTGCTGCAACAGAAACTTGGCCCTTTTCGTCAATATTTTGATCACTTAAAAATTTCAGGAGACTATTGCCAAATAAAGTATCTTTGAACGATATTAGTTCTGTCTCCTGCCAGTTGCCTGCTTCCCACTTTGAAAATTGTCTTAAACTATCACCACTTTCACCAATAAtccatttgttctttttcttcccaCACTCAGACACAATCCACAGTGCCATATCACGAATCACATCATGTAATTTGACATAATATTCATTAATATCATAAAACTCCAACAAACATGCTTCATTTAATTTTGCAATGAGAGAATATTCCTTGTCAAAGGCTTCCCCCATGTTTCCAAAGTCACTGATTAATCCACACCAAATCCAATGCTCTATGAGATCAGAGACTTCAATGTCTGCACCTGCACACCATTGAGCACAACACAAGAAACATTGTCGGAGAGTATCATTGGCCAAATTATCATAACTGACCTTTAAGTTGTGAAACAATGATTCATCGATACCAATAACAGTCTTGATTAACGACCTCAACATGTGACGCCACTCTTCAGGTGTCTTCATATTCGACGTGGCTCGACCAATGACTTTAAGGGCAAGTGGTAAACCTGAGCACTTCTCCATAACTTCCATTGCCaattctttaatattttcattggaATTGATGATCTCTTCATTTGCAAACAGCTTGAAAAGATGCCATGCTTCTTTATCCATACATTCAACTTTGATCTTCTTGTGAGCATTCATATGAGCACACACTTCATCATCTCTGGTTGTGAAGATTACCTTGCGCTTGTAGCTTTGACCTCCATTTTCGGAATTTTGGCTTTGACGGAGTGAAAGTGGAATACCAAAGACTTCAGGAAGGTCCACTCTCTTCCATATATCATCTAATAGCAGCAAAAAgttcttctttttcaaaaactcaaatatgTCACTTTTCCTGGAGTCAGAAGGCAATCCTAACCTTTTAGATATCTCATTTTGAAGCTTCTCAAATTGAGGTTCTTTTGAAACCTCCAAAGAGATGACATAATTGAACCCCGGATTAGTATCACCACCAAGTAATGAGTTATTGATTTCATTCAAGAGAGTTGTCTTTCCGACCCCTCCCATGCCCCAAATCCCCACCATGGATACATCGTCATTTACCAAGTAACCACgaactttctcaagatttaGCTTGATAGTGTTGCCCACAAGAGTCACTGAAGTAGCGATCTCCAAAACTGCTCTTGGAGGTTGTGtctcttctatttctttgaaaGCATCATGTTCAGCCTTCAAGTTATTGATCTTTTTATATAACTTGATTGAactttgactaattttgtaGTTAGCCCACAAATTGAGAGagcaacttccaagaagataaCCTCTCTTGTCATAGGCAACCTTTAATTGATTCACTATTCGTTGTATCTCCTTGACCTGGATGTTGGTGTGATTGATGAAAGTAATCAATaactctaaaataaataaataagtgatgtagatcaataaattttttatggatGAAAAGAATTAGTAACtctgtaataaataaataaaataagtaatctAGATCAATAAATGTTAGAAAACTAAATGTAATAAACTTGATAGGGATGCAACTAGTGTATATGAAGGATTTGCACAAATTGAATATCGATTAAATTTTTATGCATACCTCTGATCAATTTAGTTAaggtataaatataatttttttaaaaaatttaaaaatcaaattggttttttttctaatttgaatTAGATAAATAGCTTAGCAACAAAATTACTCACCAAACACCAATGTgttgttttaataaaacaaaaacataaaatatattttaaaatcgactgaatgttaaaaaaaattagtttgttGGATAATAAATTTGAAGAGTTTTCGTATATATAGAGTATTTAggtaataaattttatttatagttttgcATAAGGAGAAACCAAtgcttttgtaaaaatatgggTACACAAATAACGATAAATACCTAAATAGTTATTATCTTGTAAACAGGCCaaataagagaagaaacatTTGATTAAATCCTCTTAAATTATTATCTCCTTTATTACTTAATTATCTAGCGAGTTGTTTGCTAGTGCAtttcacatttattttcaaacaaaatggtATGAGATCTAGTTTTTAGTGAAGGAAGTGATCTAGCAAAGTTTCATTTTCTTTGCAATACCCTTATCTCACAAGGAGAAATTTAAAAGTTGAGCTATTCAGACAAGGAGTTTAAGAGATCATTAGCATCCCAAGTAATTAAGGAGTGATAAAAGCAAGTTTGTTGAGCTAAGCTTAATGAGAAAGTCAGCTGCAGCATTATTACTGAAGattttttgaagttatatatatatataagaggataGTGTGTTTGAGCTTTTAAATGTATTGCAAAAGATGGGAAGTGGACGAGTTAAgtggatgaaaaaaaaacattgctaTATATCAAGCAACTCAAAAGACAATAGAAGTAAAATGGCTTTTCAAAGAACGAAATTTGGAGTTATATATGTGGCCTAAAAGGCTAAAACTAGTATCAAATGGCTTGGAATACCCTCTCAATTAATGTGAAGGCATAAGAAAactaaaatctttgatttgtgtTTCTATGTTTATGATCATATCTTCATAGAAAGAATCCAAGATTACTTGAAGATTTAAAGAAGGCTATGGATCATGAATTTGAAATGATGGATATTAAACTTATGTCATATTTCCATAGTCTTGAAGTCAAATCGTTGGAGGAAGGCGTATTTATTGTACAGGAGAATCATTGCAAATGAATTTCTTTaaaattcaagataataaattacattaatttttgaCACAATATAAACCCATAAAATGTTAGCCAAAAAAAGGAGGATGAAGGAGACATGATTGGCTCTAATATCTTTAAATGTTTTGTGGAAAATCTAAGATGCCTGACTTGTACAAAACTAAATACCTTTTTATCATCATATTTGTGAGTAGCTATATTTAACAGCTCTTAACAACTACTGAAGTGAAAACAACTAGGTGCTTGTCaccaatttgtcaaaaaaaaaaaaatacataaaaacaattacaaaaatattttttatcaagaaaatatatttgattgcagcctattttatttatctaaaaagaACTTTAAAATCATGAATGTTGTGACATGATATTCCTAAAGAAATGAAATTTAGAAAACTACTACTTGCTTAGCGTTTTAGTATGTGAGAATTAATGcattttcatggatttttagTTAGATGAAAGTCCAATTTTGGTGCTCAAAGTATGCTTAAAATTCACTTTGGTCACTAATCCTAAATTGATTTCAAATTGGTCCTCAACCCACTATGTCATggtcactatttttttatttagctaATAGACGGTCAATTTCTATTAGTATACAAAGCAAATTTACTTGTAGATCcctaaaaatgttatttttgaattatatatatatatatatataaacaaatatggtCAAAATTCAGTTTAACCTATATACCAATAAAAGCAATTATgttatttgtgaattttatacataaactaataaatattatacCGTGTCCAGGCTTAAAGTGCACTATTAATTTTGAAACATGCATGTAGTGTATTTTGGCCCTTCTCTTTTATAAAAGAGCCTTATAAACCCTATATTATGTATACACCTATACCAGGGCCGGAACTGCAAATAAAATTTAGGGTtgctgaatttaaatttaaaaaatttataaatattaaataactttattaattcaaacttgagatgattgtaatcaatatttcaaaaatataaaatatacatctaCCTAAAATTTTGGTTTAGTTGTACAAAACcctatcatatctacataattagcaaataactcaactaatgagcttaaacaataaattaacaaataatacaattaaaaacaacttaCAACAAACTCACATgcaataattatttaacaaataatgtaccaaaaatcaatttttcataataattaatcacaacaaatattttaataatttttcacaacaaatttcataataaataatcaaataaatatttaaccaatatcaaatatttttagacaacaaataatcacacaaaattaaacaaattaaattagatataaaacaaataaaaaatatacataattagTCCTTATAATGAAAGATTGAGCAAAAAGAGAAAACTCAAAAGACTACAATGATTGTTTTTTTAGAGTGAGATAGCAATTGCAtgaggttttatttttatttttatttatttactattatgcATTGATATactaaaaattgataattatgtattgataagttaaaatatatctaaatataaaaatttagaaacaaaaaaatattttgaatatccatattatttattattgtcactcaacatcaattttattaaatataataattttattgtttttattcaatttattttaaatattgtgggtagaattttaaaaaaattaaataaaaactatcacttttaatatgaataataattagtaatatatatatatatatggacagcGGTTGGTTGAGCACACCCTTGCCACCCTCTAGATCCACCTATGGCCTATACTATATATACACCTGCTACAATacaaccattattttttttaaaaaaaaatctatttaataataaggtgAATCAATATAATTCAATGATGCAGTGCCTCACATGTATTTGATATATGAAACATTGTCACATTATCAacctaaaaaatattatttatatcattttttttttataacatgatATAACTTTGATATCAATTGCCACATCGTCCTTCCCCCAACTCCACCcaggaaaaaagaaattattttttaattataaaatttcaaaatatctttaaaattttaaaattaatccgaaatattaaaaacttatttgttaatttgtaaaaaaataaaaatttataaaaaatatttaaattttaatttttaaaaaatatatattattaatttaaagaaataatttataaattttttaaacattaaacttttCAAAACTCTCTTATCACatgaacataataaaatttacaaaaaaataaaaacaagataaataagtataggtttttataatttttagtggAAATCGCTAAAAACCTTTTTAAAGTTTcagaaattgccaaaaacaccctcatGCTagtttgcaatccccaaaatcccctctctttaaactctatgtttttcaaacccccaaaccccgtAGAATCTGGATGGAATCTGAGtcgagtttcaaattttttgatgAAAACGCCTCGCACGTGAGTCGCGGATGCAGACCCATCTCAAACTGATTCGTAGAGAAAGTGGCGGTTTTCCGTGAGGGTAATCCCGAGAGATCTAATTTATCGAGccttttacttgctttttctcaactcacgccttcgccttttccatCTCCGCTCGTCTCAAGTGGTCTCTCACTCGCCAAGCCTCCTgtgaattggcatttcatcgccttttcccttCCACccagatctcgaaggagaagtccccccaAGAACTAGTTGGCAGTCATCacttgaaatctaaggtattgagtatggttttacgTTAATTGTCTCcatataaagaaagattttttctGCTTGCTTTGCGTGCCTGCTTTTTAtcgaagatatcaagtctcgtaGGGGATTTCTACCGGGTTTTGTTAGTCCATAGGAGATTTCTgcgggttttgttttgtttttgcattttcagatgtatacactatcgaaatagtttttcgattgttatgattatGCGGTAATATTTATAACGTGACATTtccctttcgtttgatatggtcaTAGCTTTTACATGAGGTCTGACGctagaaatgagatgttacagcttttaaaaatttgttgtctctgcttaaaaacATGGGTCTCCGCTTTAACACTTTTATAACACCGCTTAATAAatcgagagtttaccgcttaaaaccttatatttccgcttaaactttcgTCAATACCGCATGTCGAATGCTGTTATCGTGCCGCAGCTCGTGATTAcgtggcggtcaacctagtcaACGGGCGCATGCTATTTCGACACCGGCCAGAGACCTTTGAATGactga is drawn from Dioscorea cayenensis subsp. rotundata cultivar TDr96_F1 unplaced genomic scaffold, TDr96_F1_v2_PseudoChromosome.rev07_lg8_w22 25.fasta BLBR01000630.1, whole genome shotgun sequence and contains these coding sequences:
- the LOC120254792 gene encoding putative disease resistance protein At4g10780: MVVLVVGLYTRRSRDAAAASTRERIPTWFLLWWDCVCPGCRLYASRSYGTCSRIRRSSQPWPYAAALLGDTRLNLLLILRIVSVFDADLVDAVRPRVEDFVEKRVGGLFSVMRIITMSFSTTDIGRADGVVKEIQRIVNQLKVAYDKRGYLLGSCSLNLWANYKISQSSIKLYKKINNLKAEHDAFKEIEETQPPRAVLEIATSVTLVGNTIKLNLEKVRGYLVNDDVSMVGIWGMGGVGKTTLLNEINNSLLGGDTNPGFNYVISLEVSKEPQFEKLQNEISKRLGLPSDSRKSDIFEFLKKKNFLLLLDDIWKRVDLPEVFGIPLSLRQSQNSENGGQSYKRKVIFTTRDDEVCAHMNAHKKIKVECMDKEAWHLFKLFANEEIINSNENIKELAMEVMEKCSGLPLALKVIGRATSNMKTPEEWRHMLRSLIKTVIGIDESLFHNLKVSYDNLANDTLRQCFLCCAQWCAGADIEVSDLIEHWIWCGLISDFGNMGEAFDKEYSLIAKLNEACLLEFYDINEYYVKLHDVIRDMALWIVSECGKKKNKWIIGESGDSLRQFSKWEAGNWQETELISFKDTLFGNSLLKFLSDQNIDEKGQVSVAATSPRYPNLQSLFMAGSSDRETGAEVVRNFFPHMPSLTHLNLSGAPIAGLSIEIRALVNLQYLNISHSRIRSLPPELEELKLPELQVLDLYGNTCLEAGDLRILMDRKRIKAISMDVKSVKILRLLKDFPICCPKVKKLPFKSSIVNTKFEHVIIGQELWESLEWEDTTIRSHLNKFLHRGFWNWEGTIIPSHLDKFLNGSTE